A window from Littorina saxatilis isolate snail1 linkage group LG9, US_GU_Lsax_2.0, whole genome shotgun sequence encodes these proteins:
- the LOC138975590 gene encoding monocarboxylate transporter 12-like isoform X1, protein MECANGTEHSRILGGPGLIPPADKPEDECSIMNKEETQFMNGDDVPNLESKPDVTHVEKQDGVPRDGGWGWVVVFGTFFNYVLLSGYIKSSGLFFVELLQKFHAPATQTTLLFAVRAATYSIAGFYVMNVCLDRFGARKLILIGGSLMSLSAILSSLANELASLICLQSILLAMGHAMLISPGQVLVGQYFDKRRSLALSISELGVSIGNFVIPPLISFLLQQYALSGTLLLYGGICLNSLPAAILHRPTSYFAKRHLRQLRHRREDEERDVEGSRCENGHRAERFSDVRKGSASADDDLESLSDVVIRVHPSRSDHDASKHEENGINLTKTTKSGHNASERNPKAACESNGVKGHYEVKYSQADSNDESLTPTPSTDLIQKDRNPSVEETAAGTDDKKRGGKSKQRCSSGRSLVKRVIDCPKAFILLIDLSLFRSPVFCLFMLYVTVSNIVSVPVDYLPALVGQNDVTESQAAQLLSIIGGLDLLCRVACCGVTYSGMLSASTLTLVSYVILAIVMQFVGFMTSFEHFVALAVVQGLMGSVGQCLFPVLVIEFVGVERMAKCIGFSQLVAGASMAGIYPLLGYIRDITGSYTAVYHVIGAGMLLSAIFLAFERPIRRLETKQQQRYNQSVTVEDQDTYHIQQ, encoded by the exons ATGGAGTGCGCGAATGGAACCGAACATTCCAGAATTCTTGGTGGACCGGGATTGATCCCCCCAGCAGACAAGCCGGAAGACGAGTGTTCAATCATGAATAAAGAGGAGACGCAGTTTATGAACGGTGATGACGTCCCCAACCTTGAGTCGAAACCGGATGTGACGCATGTGGAGAAACAAGATGGCGTCCCACGAGACGGAGGCTGGGGCTGGGTGGTTGTTTTTG GAACGTTTTTCAACTACGTTCTGCTGTCTGGTTACATCAAATCCAGCGGCCTTTTCTTCGTGGAGTTGTTGCAAAAGTTTCACGCCCCCGCCACGCAGACAACGCTTCTGTTTGCCGTCAGAGCTGCCACGTACAGTATCGCTG GATTTTACGTCATGAACGTGTGCCTGGACCGCTTTGGTGCCAGGAAACTGATCCTGATTGGAGGATCCTTGATGTCACTCAGCGCCATCTTGTCTTCGCTAGCCAATGAGCTGGCTTCGCTCATTTGCCTCCAGTCCATTCTTTTGG CTATGGGCCACGCTATGCTGATCTCCCCGGGTCAAGTTCTGGTAGGTCAGTACTTCGACAAGCGTCGCTCTCTGGCCTTGTCCATCTCGGAACTAGGCGTCAGCATTGGCAACTTTGTTATTCCTCCCCTCATCTCCTTTCTCCTGCAACAATACGCTCTGTCGGGAACTCTCCTGCTCTATGGAGGTATTTGCCTCAACAGTTTGCCTGCTGCGATACTTCATCGACCTACGTCATACTTCGCCAAGCGACACCTTCGACAGCTGCGTCATCGGCGTGAGGATGAAGAGCGTGACGTAGAAGGTAGCAGATGTGAGAACGGTCACCGAGCAGAAAGGTTTAGTGACGTTAGAAAGGGTTCTGCTTCCGCGGATGATGATTTGGAGTCATTGAGCGATGTTGTAATCAGGGTTCATCCGTCCAGATCTGATCACGATGCCTCAAAGCATGAAGAAAATGGGATTAATCTAACGAAAACTACGAAGTCAGGGCATAATGCTTCTGAAAGAAATCCCAAAGCTGCTTGTGAGTCTAACGGCGTGAAAGGACATTACGAAGTGAAATACTCCCAAGCCGACTCCAATGACGAGTCTCTTACGCCTACCCCTTCCACAGATCTCATCCAGAAAGATAGGAATCCAAGTGTTGAGGAAACTGCTGCAGGCACAGACGACAAGAAACGGGGTGGTAAATCTAAGCAAAGGTGTAGTAGCGGAAGAAGCCTTGTGAAACGTGTAATAGACTGTCCCAAGGCTTTCATTCTTCTGATAGACCTGTCGCTGTTCAGAAGCCCCGTATTCTGCCTTTTCATGCTCTACGTCACCGTTTCCAACATCGTCTCTGTTCCCGTGGATTACCTCCCCGCCCTCGTCGGCCAGAATGACGTCACGGAATCCCAGGCGGCGCAGCTGCTCAGCATCATCGGCGGCCTTGACCTTCTTTGTCGCGTGGCGTGCTGTGGTGTAACTTACAGCGGAATGTTGAGCGCTTCCACCCTGACCCTGGTGTCTTACGTCATTCTCGCTATCGTCATGCAGTTTGTGGGGTTTATGACGTCATTCGAGCACTTCGTGGCGTTGGCCGTGGTCCAGGGACTGATGGGTAGCGTAGGGCAATGTCTGTTTCCGGTGCTGGTGATAGAGTTCGTTGGTGTGGAAAGGATGGCGAAGTGTATTGGATTCAGTCAGCTTGTGGCTGGGGCTTCCATGGCTGGCATCTATCCGTTGTTGG GTTACATCAGGGACATAACAGGATCCTACACGGCAGTGTACCACGTGATCGGAGCGGGAATGCTCTTGTCCGCCATCTTTCTCGCCTTCGAGCGACCAATCAGGCGCCTtgagacaaaacaacaacaaagatacAACCAATCGGTCACTGTGGAAGACCAGGATACTTACCACATCCAACAATGA
- the LOC138975590 gene encoding monocarboxylate transporter 12-like isoform X2: MECANGTEHSRILGGPGLIPPADKPEDECSIMNKEETQFMNGDDVPNLESKPDVTHVEKQDGVPRDGGWGWVVVFGTFFNYVLLSGYIKSSGLFFVELLQKFHAPATQTTLLFAVRAATYSIAGFYVMNVCLDRFGARKLILIGGSLMSLSAILSSLANELASLICLQSILLAMGHAMLISPGQVLVGQYFDKRRSLALSISELGVSIGNFVIPPLISFLLQQYALSGTLLLYGGICLNSLPAAILHRPTSYFAKRHLRQLRHRREDEERDVEDLIQKDRNPSVEETAAGTDDKKRGGKSKQRCSSGRSLVKRVIDCPKAFILLIDLSLFRSPVFCLFMLYVTVSNIVSVPVDYLPALVGQNDVTESQAAQLLSIIGGLDLLCRVACCGVTYSGMLSASTLTLVSYVILAIVMQFVGFMTSFEHFVALAVVQGLMGSVGQCLFPVLVIEFVGVERMAKCIGFSQLVAGASMAGIYPLLGYIRDITGSYTAVYHVIGAGMLLSAIFLAFERPIRRLETKQQQRYNQSVTVEDQDTYHIQQ, from the exons ATGGAGTGCGCGAATGGAACCGAACATTCCAGAATTCTTGGTGGACCGGGATTGATCCCCCCAGCAGACAAGCCGGAAGACGAGTGTTCAATCATGAATAAAGAGGAGACGCAGTTTATGAACGGTGATGACGTCCCCAACCTTGAGTCGAAACCGGATGTGACGCATGTGGAGAAACAAGATGGCGTCCCACGAGACGGAGGCTGGGGCTGGGTGGTTGTTTTTG GAACGTTTTTCAACTACGTTCTGCTGTCTGGTTACATCAAATCCAGCGGCCTTTTCTTCGTGGAGTTGTTGCAAAAGTTTCACGCCCCCGCCACGCAGACAACGCTTCTGTTTGCCGTCAGAGCTGCCACGTACAGTATCGCTG GATTTTACGTCATGAACGTGTGCCTGGACCGCTTTGGTGCCAGGAAACTGATCCTGATTGGAGGATCCTTGATGTCACTCAGCGCCATCTTGTCTTCGCTAGCCAATGAGCTGGCTTCGCTCATTTGCCTCCAGTCCATTCTTTTGG CTATGGGCCACGCTATGCTGATCTCCCCGGGTCAAGTTCTGGTAGGTCAGTACTTCGACAAGCGTCGCTCTCTGGCCTTGTCCATCTCGGAACTAGGCGTCAGCATTGGCAACTTTGTTATTCCTCCCCTCATCTCCTTTCTCCTGCAACAATACGCTCTGTCGGGAACTCTCCTGCTCTATGGAGGTATTTGCCTCAACAGTTTGCCTGCTGCGATACTTCATCGACCTACGTCATACTTCGCCAAGCGACACCTTCGACAGCTGCGTCATCGGCGTGAGGATGAAGAGCGTGACGTAGAAG ATCTCATCCAGAAAGATAGGAATCCAAGTGTTGAGGAAACTGCTGCAGGCACAGACGACAAGAAACGGGGTGGTAAATCTAAGCAAAGGTGTAGTAGCGGAAGAAGCCTTGTGAAACGTGTAATAGACTGTCCCAAGGCTTTCATTCTTCTGATAGACCTGTCGCTGTTCAGAAGCCCCGTATTCTGCCTTTTCATGCTCTACGTCACCGTTTCCAACATCGTCTCTGTTCCCGTGGATTACCTCCCCGCCCTCGTCGGCCAGAATGACGTCACGGAATCCCAGGCGGCGCAGCTGCTCAGCATCATCGGCGGCCTTGACCTTCTTTGTCGCGTGGCGTGCTGTGGTGTAACTTACAGCGGAATGTTGAGCGCTTCCACCCTGACCCTGGTGTCTTACGTCATTCTCGCTATCGTCATGCAGTTTGTGGGGTTTATGACGTCATTCGAGCACTTCGTGGCGTTGGCCGTGGTCCAGGGACTGATGGGTAGCGTAGGGCAATGTCTGTTTCCGGTGCTGGTGATAGAGTTCGTTGGTGTGGAAAGGATGGCGAAGTGTATTGGATTCAGTCAGCTTGTGGCTGGGGCTTCCATGGCTGGCATCTATCCGTTGTTGG GTTACATCAGGGACATAACAGGATCCTACACGGCAGTGTACCACGTGATCGGAGCGGGAATGCTCTTGTCCGCCATCTTTCTCGCCTTCGAGCGACCAATCAGGCGCCTtgagacaaaacaacaacaaagatacAACCAATCGGTCACTGTGGAAGACCAGGATACTTACCACATCCAACAATGA